One Tripterygium wilfordii isolate XIE 37 chromosome 10, ASM1340144v1, whole genome shotgun sequence DNA segment encodes these proteins:
- the LOC120007564 gene encoding ribose-phosphate pyrophosphokinase 4-like: MAATARFPSSLRCSSFSPKPSHASSSPVPSDLQFRVRTSKCVTKTHRVGCEIKSFENQRSQNWNVSLHYGTDPIHLIHNSPSTVSMAAASSSESPTKRVCLFFCDETRALAERVAAESDAIDLRSINWRTFDDGFPNLFIPNAQGIRSQHVAFLASFSSPSVIFEQLSVIYALPKLFISSFTLVLPFFPTGTSERMEDEGDVATAFTLARILSNIPTSRGGPTSLVTFDIHALQERFYFGDQILPCFESGIPLLKNRLQQLPDSDNIAIAFPDDGAWKRFHKQLQHFPTIVCAKVREGDQRLVRIKEGNPKGRHVVIVDDLVQSGGTLIECQKVLAAHGAAKISAYVTHGIFPNRSWERFKYDNGGHPENALTYFWITDSCPQTVRQVMNHQPFEVLSLASSIAAALQI; encoded by the exons ATGGCTGCCACTGCGCGATTTCCGTCTTCACTCCGTTGCTCAAGCTTCTCTCCTAAGCCCTCGCATGCATCGTCGTCCCCGGTACCTTCTGATCTTCAATTCCGAGTACGGACTTCGAAGTGCGTGACCAAAACGCATCGTGTCGGGTGCGAGATCAAGAGCTTTGAGAATCAACGCTCCCAAAATTGGAATGTTTCCCTTCACTATGGTACTGATCCAATTCACTTGATTCACAATTCTCCTTCTACCGTCTCAATGGCTGCTGCGTCATCGTCGGAATCGCCCACTAAAAGGGTTTGCCTTTTCTTCTGCGACGAGACCAGGGCCCTTGCCGAGAGAGTCGCTGCAGAGTCCGATGCCATTGACCTTCGTAGCATCAACTGGAG GACGTTTGATGATGGATTCCCCAACTTATTTATACCCAACGCCCAAGGCATACGTAGTCAGCATGTTGCTTTTCTAGCCTCGTTTAGTTCTCCATCAGTGATTTTTGAGCAGCTCTCAGTCATCTATGCATTGCCAAAATTGTTCATTTCTTCATTTACGCTCGTGCTTCCCTTCTTTCCAACGGGCACTTCTGAGCGGATGGAGGATGAAGGAGACGTTGCAACTGCTTTCACTCTTGCTAGGATATTGTCCAACATACCAACTTCTAGGGGAGGCCCTACTAGCTTAGTGACTTTTGACATCCATGCCTTACAG GAAAGATTCTACTTTGGCGACCAGATTTTACCATGCTTCGAGAGTGGCATTCCTTTGCTCAAAAATCGCCTCCAACAACTCCCTGATTCTGACAAT ATAGCAATTGCGTTTCCTGATGATGGTGCATGGAAGCGATTTCATAAGCAACTGCAGCATTTCCCTACG ATTGTTTGTGCTAAAGTTCGAGAAGGTGACCAAAGACTTGTACGTATCAAGGAGGGCAACCCAAAAGGGCGACatgttgtgattgttgatgatttgGTTCAATCGGGCGGTACTCTTATTGAATGCCAA AAAGTGTTGGCCGCCCATGGAGCTGCAAAAATAAGTGCCTATGTGACGCATGGAATTTTCCCTAATAGGTCATGGGAACGCTTCAAATATGACAATGGAG GGCATCCAGAAAATGCACTCACCTATTTCTGGATCACAGACTCCTGCCCACAGACAGTGAGGCAGGTAATGAACCATCAGCCATTCGAAGTTCTTAGCCTCGCTAGTTCAATAGCAGCTGCTCTTCAGATATAG
- the LOC120006892 gene encoding glutamate--glyoxylate aminotransferase 2-like, translated as MMTDGFNSCRNVVCNFTEGAMYSFPQMRLPPKAIEAAKKARKVPDVFYCLKLVEATGISTVPGSGFGQKEGVFHLRTTILPAEEDMPAIMSSFKKFNDEFMEQYEESRGYSRM; from the exons ATGATGACCGATGGATTCAACAGCTGCAGAAACGTAGTTTGTAATTTCACAGAAG GTGCAATGTATTCATTCCCCCAAATGCGATTGCCACCAAAAGCAATAGAGGCCGCCAAAAAGGCCAGAAAAGTTCCTGATGTTTTCTACTGTCTCAAGCTTGTGGAAGCCACTGGCATTTCCACTGTGCCTGGTTCTGGATTCGGACAGAAAGAAGG GGTCTTTCATTTACGGACAACGATTTTACCAGCTGAAGAGGACATGCCAGCGATCATGTCCAGTTTCAAGAAGTTCAACGACGAATTCATGGAGCAATATGAAGAGAGTAGAGGGTATTCAAGAATGTAA
- the LOC120007766 gene encoding cyclin-dependent protein kinase inhibitor SMR6-like: MGYAEKNQVGGGLELEDKKWVIAGIPLRAPLKQIYTNPMETERESGECSTTTTPTGEEARIPSRLVCPPPPRKKKPSLKCNYGVREFFTPPDLETVFIRRAC, from the coding sequence ATGGGCTACGCAGAGAAGAATCAAGTGGGTGGTGGGTTGGAGTTGGAAGATAAAAAGTGGGTTATTGCTGGAATTCCATTACGAGCTCCATTGAAGCAGATTTACACGAATCCAATGGAAACAGAGAGGGAGAGCGGGGAGTGTTCAACGACGACTACACCTACCGGAGAAGAAGCAAGAATTCCGTCTAGATTGGTTTGTCCTCCACctccaagaaagaaaaaaccttCCTTGAAATGTAATTATGGTGTTAGGGAGTTCTTCACTCCTCCTGATTTGGAAACTGTTTTCATACGCCGCGCTTGTTGA